The following coding sequences lie in one Silene latifolia isolate original U9 population chromosome 5, ASM4854445v1, whole genome shotgun sequence genomic window:
- the LOC141655483 gene encoding caffeic acid 3-O-methyltransferase 1-like, with amino-acid sequence MDYGSIENEKVKEEDQALVYALHIANSFTLSITLTVALDLGFFNIISNAGPSVRVSASEVVSQLPTKNPKSASVVDRMLNLLATHSLLTCELRNLEGGLVERVYGIAPAGKFFVTDSKDGVATGPFQTKGPFQDKWQYMKDAVLEDIIPFEKACGMSLFEFMNKDPEFNHMFNKAMAEYSSTTIKNIVMTYKGFEDVNVLVDVGGGLGVCLGTILSKYPHIKGINFDLPHVLETASIIPGVEHVGGDMFHSVPTGDAILMKSILHDFDDESCIKILQNCHKALSENGKLIIVTAILSEAGENSVEAKFIAELDISMLSHLPGRERTKREFKALAKASGFQFGPIVYGAHAHWVIEFIK; translated from the exons ATGGATTATGGTAGTATTGAAAATGAGAAAGTAAAAGAAGAGGATCAAGCATTGGTATATGCTCTGCATATTGCCAACTCTTTTACCTTATCAATTACCCTAACCGTGGCATTAGATCTTGGCTTCTTTAACATAATCTCGAATGCCGGTCCCAGTGTCCGAGTTTCGGCCTCCGAGGTCGTCTCTCAACTTCCGACAAAGAATCCAAAATCGGCTTCGGTTGTTGATCGGATGCTCAACCTTTTAGCAACCCACTCACTGTTGACTTGTGAGTTAAGGAACCTTGAGGGTGGACTTGTTGAAAGAGTTTATGGAATAGCACCTGCCGGTAAATTTTTTGTTACTGATAGCAAGGATGGTGTTGCTACGGGTCCTTTTCAGACTAAGGGGCCTTTTCAAGACAAATG GCAATACATGAAGGATGCTGTTTTAGAGGACATAATCCCATTTGAGAAAGCATGTGGAATGTCCCTATTTGAGTTCATGAATAAAGATCCTGAATTTAACCATATGTTCAACAAGGCCATGGCAGAATACAGTAGCACAACAATCAAGAATATAGTAATGACATATAAAGGATTTGAAGATGTTAATGTTCTAGTTGATGTCGGTGGTGGTCTCGGCGTATGTCTTGGAACAATATTATCTAAGTATccacatattaaaggaattaacTTTGATTTGCCTCATGTTTTAGAAACGGCCTCTATTATTCCAG GGGTTGAGCATGTTGGTGGTGATATGTTCCACTCAGTTCCAACAGGAGATGCTATTTTGATGAAG AGTATATTACACGACTTCGACGATGAAAGTTGTATAAAAATCTTACAAAATTGCCACAAAGCATTGTCAGAGAATGGGAAACTGATTATTGTGACAGCAATATTGTCGGAAGCCGGAGAAAATAGTGTAGAAGCCAAGTTTATAGCAGAACTAGACATTAGTATGCTATCTCACCTACCCGGAAGAGAAAGGACAAAGAGGGAGTTCAAGGCCTTAGCTAAGGCATCTGGTTTTCAGTTCGGCCCAATTGTATATGGTGCCCATGCTCACTGGGTCATTGAATTTATAAAATAG